In Zingiber officinale cultivar Zhangliang chromosome 8B, Zo_v1.1, whole genome shotgun sequence, a single genomic region encodes these proteins:
- the LOC122017475 gene encoding tuliposide A-converting enzyme 1, chloroplastic-like, whose protein sequence is MAAVTPVESPDEIALDAFPFLRVYKSGRVERFLGTGVVPAGVDSATGVVSKDVLVDPATNLSARLYLPGHPQPDRALPVLVYFHGGGFVIESAASPTYHNYLNALVAAAGVVAVSVEYRRAPECPLPAAYDDCFAALRWVASRPAEEPWLAEGRADLGRLFLAGDSAGANIVHHAALRAAAEGLGRDEAAIEGLLLIHPFFWGSEPIGSESRASADREMIDKLWQVASPGTDGADDPLINPAAKGAASLVALPGRRVVVAVAEKDMLKDRGRAYHELLRQSGWKGEARLEEAEGPDASHVFHLINPACDISANMLKTVAAFLNSGE, encoded by the coding sequence ATGGCCGCCGTCACTCCAGTCGAATCCCCCGACGAAATTGCCCTCGATGCTTTTCCATTCCTCCGCGTCTACAAGAGCGGCCGCGTCGAGCGTTTCCTCGGCACCGGCGTCGTTCCCGCCGGTGTCGACTCCGCCACCGGCGTCGTCTCCAAGGACGTTCTCGTCGATCCCGCCACCAACCTCTCCGCTCGCCTTTACCTCCCGGGCCACCCCCAGCCCGACCGCGCGCTCCCTGTCCTCGTCTACTTTCATGGCGGCGGCTTCGTCATCGAGAGCGCCGCCTCGCCTACCTACCACAACTACCTCAACGCCCTCGTCGCCGCTGCGGGCGTGGTCGCCGTGTCCGTCGAGTACCGCCGTGCGCCCGAGTGCCCACTGCCGGCCGCGTACGATGACTGCTTCGCGGCGCTGCGGTGGGTCGCGTCGCGGCCGGCGGAGGAGCCGTGGCTGGCGGAGGGGCGGGCGGATCTGGGGCGGCTGTTCCTGGCCGGCGACAGCGCCGGGGCCAACATCGTCCACCACGCAGCGCTGCGCGCGGCGGCGGAGGGGCTGGGGCGGGATGAAGCGGCGATCGAGGGTTTGCTGCTGATTCACCCTTTCTTTTGGGGATCGGAGCCGATCGGGTCGGAATCTAGGGCTTCGGCGGACAGAGAGATGATAGATAAACTGTGGCAGGTGGCGTCTCCAGGGACCGACGGGGCGGACGATCCGCTAATCAACCCGGCGGCGAAGGGGGCGGCCAGCCTGGTGGCGCTTCCAGGCCGCCGGGTGGTAGTGGCGGTGGCAGAGAAGGACATGCTGAAGGACAGGGGGCGGGCGTACCACGAACTGCTGAGGCAGAGCGGCTGGAAGGGGGAAGCGCGGCTGGAGGAGGCAGAAGGCCCGGACGCCTCCCATGTCTTCCACCTCATCAACCCCGCCTGCGATATTTCGGCGAACATGTTGAAGACCGTCGCCGCCTTTCTCAACTCCGGCGAGTAG